One window of Roseisolibacter agri genomic DNA carries:
- a CDS encoding cyanophycinase, producing MPSTRASGRPRYGTLVIVGGHEDKTGERVIHRALVHRLGGGGLAIATVASEQPDALWREYAALFRTLGVADVRHLAIASRAEADAPEAMAALDGVRGVFFTGGDQLRITGLLGGTLAAERIRDVYETGGLVGGTSAGASVMSVTMLVSGAAEESHRLGGSLRMAPGLGLLPDVIVDQHFAERGRVGRLLGAVAQNPTILGVGIDENTAVLVEQAPDAPCFRVVGEGGVFVVDGQGASYTNVSEEEENRTLSLFGVRLHVLSQGDEFDLASRTPTNHPAEEVDAALGLRDGAS from the coding sequence GCGGACACGAGGACAAGACAGGCGAGCGCGTCATCCATCGCGCGCTCGTGCACCGACTCGGCGGCGGGGGGCTCGCGATCGCCACCGTCGCCAGCGAGCAGCCCGACGCGCTCTGGCGCGAGTACGCCGCGCTCTTCCGGACGCTGGGCGTCGCGGACGTGCGGCACCTCGCGATCGCGTCGCGCGCGGAGGCGGACGCGCCCGAGGCGATGGCGGCGCTGGACGGCGTGCGCGGCGTCTTCTTCACCGGCGGCGACCAGCTGCGCATCACCGGCCTGCTGGGCGGCACGCTGGCGGCGGAGCGCATCCGCGACGTCTACGAGACGGGCGGCCTGGTGGGCGGGACGTCCGCGGGCGCGTCCGTCATGAGCGTCACCATGCTCGTCAGCGGGGCGGCCGAGGAGTCGCACCGGCTCGGCGGCTCGCTGCGCATGGCGCCCGGCCTCGGGCTGCTCCCCGACGTCATCGTCGACCAGCACTTCGCCGAGCGCGGGCGCGTCGGGCGGCTGCTCGGCGCCGTCGCGCAGAACCCCACCATCCTCGGCGTCGGCATCGACGAGAACACCGCCGTCCTCGTCGAGCAGGCGCCGGACGCGCCGTGCTTCCGCGTCGTCGGCGAGGGCGGCGTGTTCGTCGTCGACGGGCAGGGCGCCAGCTACACGAACGTCAGCGAGGAGGAGGAGAACCGCACGCTCTCCCTGTTCGGCGTGCGGCTCCACGTGCTGAGCCAGGGCGACGAGTTCGACCTCGCGTCCCGCACCCCGACCAACCATCCGGCCGAGGAGGTGGACGCCGCCCTCGGCCTGCGTGACGGAGCATCATGA